In one Trichosurus vulpecula isolate mTriVul1 chromosome 8, mTriVul1.pri, whole genome shotgun sequence genomic region, the following are encoded:
- the DKK1 gene encoding dickkopf-related protein 1, with amino-acid sequence MPALAPALAEGAARFVLALAAALCCPPCAPAAATLNTVLVNSNAIKNGHSGPGGGGGGGGGGGGGSSAGLVPFWAVSVAPGDSVLFDRPNGYMHVDNKHQQHFTCVDDKDCGLEEYCDIGSRGGGSPGGGGGGGSSIGVQICLPCRKRRRRCQRTIMCCPGNYCSNGICVPLDQNHLHAVEMDEMTTEPVNNDHSLLEGQPRRTTPSAKTKGQEGAVCLRSSDCADGLCCARHFWSKICKPVLKEGQVCTKHRRKGSHGLEIFQRCFCAEGLSCRVQKDHLTNNASRLHTCQKH; translated from the exons ATGCCAGCTCTAGCCCCCGCATTGGCTGAGGGGGCGGCCCGGTTTGTGCTGGCCCTGGCCGCGGCTCTCTGCTGCCCGCCGTGCGCCCCGGCGGCCGCAACGCTGAACACTGTGCTGGTGAACTCCAACGCCATCAAGAACGGGCACTCGGGGCCCGgaggcggcggtggcggcggtggcggcggtggcggcggcagcAGTGCTGGGCTGGTCCCCTTCTGGGCAGTCAGTGTGGCTCCGGGAGACAGCGTTCTGTTCGACCGACCCAACGGGTACATGCACGTGGACAACAAACACCAG CAGCACTTTACCTGTGTGGATGACAAGGACTGCGGTCTGGAGGAGTACTGCGACATTGGCTCCCGGGGCGGCGGCAGTccaggaggcggcggcggcggcggcagcagcatcGGGGTGCAGATCTGCCTACCCTGCCGCAAGCGCCGCAGGCGCTGCCAGCGTACGATCATGTGCTGTCCAGGAAACTACTGCAGCAACG GGATATGTGTGCCTTTGGATCAGAACCATTTACATGCAGTAGAAATGGATGAGATGACCACAGAACCAGTGAATAATGATCACAGTCTCTTAGAAGGCCAGCCCAGGAGGACCACTCCTTCTGCCAAGACCAAAG GTCAGGAAGGTGCCGTTTGCCTCCGCTCCTCCGACTGTGCCGATGGACTCTGCTGTGCTCGGCACTTCTGGTCCAAGATCTGTAAGCCTGTGCTCAAGGAAGGTCAAGTATGCACCAAGCACAGAAGAAAAGGCTCTCACGGACTGGAGATTTTCCAGCGCTGTTTCTGTGCGGAAGGCCTGTCCTGCCGAGTACAGAAAGATCACTTAACTAATAATGCTTCTAGGCTTCATACCTGCCAGAAACACTGA